From one Triticum urartu cultivar G1812 chromosome 3, Tu2.1, whole genome shotgun sequence genomic stretch:
- the LOC125544033 gene encoding ABC transporter G family member 36: MDATAEIHKVASMRRDSGSIWRRGDDVFSRSSRDEDDEAALRWAALEKLPTYDRVRRAILPPLDGGEGAAPGAAAGKGVVDVHGLGPRERRALLERLVRVADEDNERFLLKLKDRLERVGIEMPTIEVRFERLVAEAEVRVGNSGLPTVLNSITNTLEEAANALRILPNRKRTMPILHDVSGIIKPRRMTLLLGPPGSGKTTLLLALAGRLDKDLKVSGNVTYNGHGMEEFVPERTAAYISQHDLHIGEMTVRETLAFSARCQGVGTRFDMLTELSRREKAANIKPDADIDAFMKASSMGGLEANVNTDYILKILGLEMCADTMVGDEMLRGISGGQRKRVTTGEMLVGPAKALFMDEISTGLDSSTTFQIVNSLRQSVHILGGTAVISLLQPAPETYNLFDDIILLSDGQVVYQGPREDVLEFFESVGFKCPERKGIADFLQEVTSKKDQKQYWAQGDEPYRFVPVKNFVRAFQSFHTGRAIRKELAVPFDKSKSHPAALTTTRYGVSGTELLKANIDREILLMKRNSFVYMFRTFQLILMSFIAMTLFFRTKMKRDSVTNGGIYMGALFFGVLMIMFNGFSELALTVFKLPVFFKQRDLLFYPAWAYTIPSWILKIPITFVEVGGYVFITYYVMGFDPNVGRFFKQYLLMLAINQMAASLFRFIGGAARNMIVANVFASFMLLIFMVLGGFILVREKVKKWWIWGYWISPLMYAQNAISVNEFFGHSWDKILNSTASNETLGVQVLKYRGVFPEAKWYWIGLGAMLGYTLLFNALFTLALTYLKAYGNSRSSVSEDELKEKHANLNGEVLDNDRLESPSNDGPIRMNTGNDSAIVEENSSPMQRGMVLPFLPLSLTFDNIRYSVDMPPEMKAQGVVEDRLELLKGVSGSFRPGVLTALMGVSGAGKTTLMDVLAGRKTGGYIQGNISISGYPKKQETFARVSGYCEQNDIHSPQVTVYESLLFSAWLRLPEDVDSNKRRMFIEEVMELVELKPLKDALVGLPGVNGLSTEQRKRLTIAVELVANPSIIFMDEPTSGLDARAAAIVMRTVRNTVDTGRTVVCTIHQPSIDIFEAFDELFLMKRGGEEIYAGPLGHHSADLINYYEGIHGVSKIKDGYNPATWMLEVTTIGQEQMLAIDFSDIYKKSELYQRNKALIKELSQPAPGSTDLYFPTQYSQSSITQCIACLWKQNLSYWRNPPYNAVRFLFTTVIALLFGTIFWDLGGKMSQSQDLFNAMGSMYAAVLFIGIMNCTSVQPVVAVERTVFYRERAAGMYSAFPYAFGQVVIELPYTLAQATVYGVIVYSMIGFEWTAPKFFWYLFFMYFTLLYFTFYGMMAVGLTPNYHIASIVSSAFYAIWNLFSGFIIPRPKVPIWWRWYCWVCPVAWTLYGLVVSQFGDVTTPMEDGTPVKDFIEGYFDFKHSWLGYVATVVVAFAVLFAFLFGFAIMKLNFQKR, from the exons GCGGCCcccggagcggcggcggggaagGGGGTCGTGGACGTGCACGGCCTCGGGCCGCGCGAGCGCCGGGCTCTCCTCGAGCGCCTCGTGCGCGTCGCCGACGAGGACAACGAGCGCTTCCTGCTCAAGCTCAAGGACCGCCTCGAGCG GGTTGGGATTGAAATGCCGACGATCGAGGTGCGGTTCGAGCGCCTGGTGGCGGAGGCGGAGGTCCGGGTCGGCAACAGCGGCCTCCCCACCGTCCTCAACTCCATCACCAACACGCTCGAG GAAGCGGCCAACGCGCTGCGCATACTCCCCAACAGGAAGCGGACCATGCCCATCCTCCACGACGTCAGTGGCATCATCAAGCCCCGCAG GATGACActcctgttgggcccacctgggTCCGGCAAGACCACCTTGCTGCTCGCCTTGGCCGGGAGGCTCGACAAAGACCTCAAGGTCTCAGGCAATGTTACCTACAACGGGCACGGGATGGAGGAGTTTGTGCCCGAGAGGACGGCGGCGTACATAAGCCAGCACGACCTCCACATAGGGGAGATGACCGTGAGGGAGACACTTGCCTTCTCCGCACGCTGCCAGGGTGTTGGCACTCGCTTTG ATATGCTGACTGAGTTGTCGAGGCGAGAGAAGGCCGCAAATATCAAGCCAGATGCTGATATTGATGCATTTATGAAG GCGTCTTCAATGGGAGGTCTGGAGGCCAATGTGAACACAGACTATATACTGAAG ATATTAGGACTAGAGATGTGTGCAGACACGATGGTTGGGGACGAGATGCTGAGGGGCATCTCTGGTGGACAACGGAAGCGTGTTACAACTG GTGAGATGCTAGTTGGGCCGGCCAAGGCGCTCTTCATGGACGAGATCTCAACTGGGCTCGACAGCTCAACTACATTCCAGATTGTAAACTCACTCAGGCAATCTGTGCACATCCTTGGTGGCACAGCCGTCATCTCCCTGCTGCAGCCGGCCCCTGAAACGTACAACTTATTTGATGACATTATCCTCCTCTCTGATGGCCAAGTCGTGTACCAGGGCCCTCGTGAGGACGTGCTTGAATTCTTTGAGTCTGTGGGGTTCAAGTGTCCTGAGAGGAAGGGCATCGCTGACTTCTTGCAAGAG GTGACTTCGAAGAAAGATCAAAAGCAATACTGGGCGCAGGGTGATGAGCCCTACAGGTTCGTGCCGGTTAAGAACTTTGTGCGTGCATTCCAGTCATTCCACACCGGGAGAGCTATAAGAAAGGAGCTCGCAGTGCCATTCGACAAGAGCAAGAGCCATCCAGCAGCATTGACAACTACGAGGTATGGTGTGAGTGGCACGGAGCTGCTAAAGGCAAACATTGACAGGGAGATCCTCCTCATGAAGAGGAACTCTTTCGTCTACATGTTTAGAACCTTCCAG CTGATCCTCATGTCATTTATTGCAATGACGCTCTTCTTCCGTACAAAGATGAAGCGTGACTCGGTAACAAATGGGGGCATCTACATGGGGGCACTCTTCTTTGGTGTGCTCATGATCATGTTCAATGGCTTCTCTGAGCTTGCACTCACCGTCTTTAAGCTACCTGTGTTCTTCAAGCAGAGAGATCTCCTTTTCTACCCAGCATGGGCCTACACAATACCCTCATGGATCCTCAAGATCCCAATAACATTTGTTGAGGTTGGCGGTTATGTTTTCATAACATACTATGTCATGGGGTTCGACCCAAATGTAGGCAG GTTCTTCAAGCAATATCTTCTTATGTTAGCAATCAATCAGATGGCGGCATCACTCTTCCGATTCATTGGTGGAGCAGCAAGGAACATGATTGTTGCGAATGTCTTTGCATCATTCATGCTGCTCATTTTTATGGTATTGGGCGGATTCATTCTAGTAAGAG AAAAAGTGAAGAAATGGTGGATTTGGGGCTACTGGATCTCCCCACTAATGTATGCACAGAATGCCATCTCAGTGAATGAGTTCTTCGGTCACAGCTGGGATAAAATATTGAATAGCACGGCCTCAAACGAGACCCTTGGAGTGCAAGTCCTGAAGTATCGCGGAGTGTTTCCAGAAGCAAAGTGGTACTGGATCGGTTTGGGTGCAATGCTCGGGTACACCTTGTTGTTCAATGCTCTCTTCACTCTTGCCCTTACATACCTGAAGG CATACGGTAACTCCCGTTCGTCGGTATCTGAAGATGAACTGAAGGAGAAGCATGCCAACCTGAACGGTGAGGTTCTGGACAATGATCGCCTGGAATCACCAAGCAATGATGGGCCGATACGAATGAACACTGGAAATGACTCAGCAATAGTCGAAGAGAATTCTAGCCCCATGCAAAGGGGAATGGTGCTTCCATTTCTCCCGCTTTCACTCACGTTTGACAACATCAGATACTCTGTTGACATGCCACCG GAAATGAAAGCACAAGGCGTAGTTGAAGACCGATTGGAGCTCCTCAAAGGTGTTAGTGGATCTTTCAGGCCAGGGGTACTGACTGCCCTGATGGGTGTCAGTGGTGCTGGCAAGACTACTCTGATGGATGTGTTGGCAGGGAGAAAGACAGGTGGGTACATTCAAGGAAACATCAGCATTTCAGGATACCCGAAGAAACAAGAGACCTTTGCACGCGTATCAGGATACTGCGAACAGAATGATATCCACTCTCCGCAGGTGACAGTCTATGAGTCGCTGCTTTTCTCAGCGTGGCTCCGTCTTCCCGAGGATGTTGATTCAAACAAAAGAAGG ATGTTCATCGAGGAGGTGATGGAGCTTGTGGAGCTCAAGCCTCTGAAAGATGCATTGGTTGGTCTACCGGGAGTGAATGGTCTGTCAACTGAACAGAGGAAGAGGCTGACCATTGCTGTGGAGCTCGTTGCTAATCCTTCTATCATTTTCATGGATGAGCCAACCTCCGGACTTGATGCCCGAGCAGCCGCAATCGTGATGAGGACAGTGAGGAACACTGTTGATACTGGTAGAACTGTGGTTTGCACGATTCATCAACCTAGCATTGACATATTTGAAGCATTTGATGAG CTATTCCTGATGAAGCGAGGTGGAGAAGAGATCTATGCTGGTCCATTGGGCCATCATTCTGCAGACTTAATCAATTACTATGAG GGCATTCATGGAGTCAGCAAAATTAAAGATGGCTACAATCCAGCAACATGGATGTTGGAAGTGACAACGATCGGTCAAGAACAGATGCTAGCCATTGATTTCAGTGACATATACAAGAAATCTGAACTCTACCA GAgaaacaaggcattgataaaggaaCTAAGCCAACCCGCGCCGGGTTCAACTGATCTGTATTTCCCTACCCAGTACTCGCAGTCTTCGATCACACAATGCATAGCTTGCCTGTGGAAGCAGAACCTGTCATACTGGAGGAACCCTCCTTACAATGCCGTTAGGTTCCTTTTCACTACTGTGATTGCTCTCCTCTTCGGCACCATCTTCTGGGACCTTGGTGGCAAAAT GAGCCAGTCACAAGACTTGTTCAACGCCATGGGGTCAATGTATGCTGCAGTGCTGTTCATCGGTATTATGAACTGTACTTCGGTTCAACCAGTGGTGGCTGTGGAGAGGACAGTCTTTTACCGTGAAAGAGCAGCCGGCATGTACTCAGCATTCCCGTACGCATTTGGCCAG GTTGTCATTGAACTCCCATACACACTCGCTCAGGCTACCGTATACGGAGTCATAGTTTACTCGATGATTGGGTTTGAGTGGACAGCTCCTAAATTCTTCTGGTACCTCTTCTTCATGTACTTCACGCTGCTCTACTTCACATTCTACGGCATGATGGCTGTTGGCTTGACACCCAACTACCACATCGCCTCAATCGTCTCGTCAGCATTCTACGCCATCTGGAATCTCTTCTCAGGTTTCATCATCCCCCGACCA AAAGTTCCAATCTGGTGGAGATGGTATTGCTGGGTATGCCCCGTAGCGTGGACACTGTACGGGCTGGTTGTCTCACAGTTCGGTGATGTCACAACGCCGATGGAGGACGGCACTCCCGTGAAAGACTTTATAGAGGGCTACTTCGACTTCAAGCACAGCTGGTTAGGTTATGTTGCTACGGTGGTCGTGGCGTTCGCGGTGCTGTTTGCCTTCTTGTTCGGTTTTGCCATCATGAAGCTCAACTTCCAGAAGAGGTAG